The genomic window TATTTAGCTCCAATTTTGAACATTTTGGTGCTACAAACCGGGCAGACAGCCCGGGCGGCCGGCTTACCATTCTTCATGGTGAGGGTTTCGAATTTCTCTACGTCTCTTTTAGCTCTGCATTTTACGCAATACATTGTCATAACGAACTCACCTCCTTCCGCGCCTCAAGTCAGTGCTTCAATATTAACCAAAGCACGACCTCCGAAGCTAGAGCAAGCATAGTCAGTGCTAATACCTTTG from bacterium includes these protein-coding regions:
- a CDS encoding DUF5679 domain-containing protein produces the protein MTMYCVKCRAKRDVEKFETLTMKNGKPAARAVCPVCSTKMFKIGAK